Proteins found in one Thermaerobacter subterraneus DSM 13965 genomic segment:
- a CDS encoding sigma-E factor regulatory protein RseB domain-containing protein, producing the protein MASWRDWNRRRLRALREERLDRMIDALNEERRPPAPAEPEEAELLAVARMLKSLRGVPEPAEGWRPRVVAGWPGSSAGGRPEAAGSAGHAWDARQRDHARVRRREAGGTRSHRRRVGIAAAALVAGIALATVLAPWPGTAGLGGWLGAQLGLGPAAETDVVHAMERAIAQLQSYHGVLEKRATNAGGETWLVRRIEIWVDGDRYVTRDDTGVVTVHDGRRKWQVRPADRVVALLPPLPDVRPFDLEDEARAALRYPHRVVGREQVAGREAIRLRIEPPGGLPYDLWVDAEAHLPLRLRTAMQNGLQTETTFVRFEANAPVDPSRFRFEVPAGYRVEEENPGQLVDTPAEAAAIAGFTPLLPDEAPRRILAARDRVVLDYGETVIVEEPAQGPFEPQPNAALGSAGQDGVLEVFGERLRWRQQALEITVEGPRRVELARALAPDLRLPDPGGQPSGSGSASGNFDPQVEVSVDMEVERNSQQQVDGGHFPWMLDPVQVAGAFLLGQFGEQMGDPAALVDEHIRVVHNDGRRAIVEVGVGPVARVYLERLVRPDESGIWTVVGYDPRGS; encoded by the coding sequence ATGGCCTCCTGGCGCGACTGGAACCGGCGTCGGTTGCGGGCCCTCCGCGAGGAGCGGCTGGACCGGATGATCGACGCCCTGAACGAGGAGCGGCGTCCCCCGGCGCCCGCGGAGCCCGAGGAGGCGGAGCTGCTGGCGGTGGCCCGCATGCTCAAGAGCCTCCGCGGTGTGCCGGAGCCGGCGGAGGGGTGGAGGCCGCGGGTCGTCGCCGGGTGGCCGGGTTCGTCCGCAGGAGGACGTCCGGAAGCGGCCGGCAGCGCCGGCCACGCCTGGGACGCCCGGCAACGGGATCACGCCCGTGTCCGACGGCGGGAGGCCGGTGGGACGCGCAGCCACCGGCGGCGGGTGGGGATAGCCGCGGCGGCCCTGGTAGCCGGGATCGCGCTGGCGACGGTGCTGGCCCCCTGGCCCGGGACAGCCGGTCTCGGCGGGTGGCTCGGGGCGCAGCTGGGGCTCGGACCAGCGGCGGAGACCGACGTGGTCCATGCCATGGAGCGGGCCATCGCACAGCTCCAAAGCTACCACGGGGTCCTTGAGAAGCGCGCGACCAACGCCGGCGGGGAGACGTGGCTGGTGCGGCGGATCGAGATCTGGGTCGACGGCGACCGCTACGTGACGCGCGACGACACGGGCGTGGTCACGGTGCACGACGGCCGGCGCAAGTGGCAGGTTCGTCCCGCCGATCGGGTGGTGGCGCTGCTGCCCCCGCTGCCCGACGTGCGGCCCTTCGACCTGGAGGACGAGGCGCGCGCCGCCCTACGCTACCCCCACCGGGTGGTGGGCCGCGAGCAGGTTGCGGGGCGCGAGGCGATCCGGCTGCGCATCGAACCGCCGGGCGGGCTGCCCTACGACCTCTGGGTCGACGCCGAGGCCCACCTGCCCCTGCGCCTGCGGACGGCGATGCAGAACGGCCTCCAGACCGAGACCACCTTCGTCCGGTTCGAGGCCAACGCGCCCGTCGACCCGTCCCGGTTCCGTTTCGAGGTGCCGGCGGGCTACCGCGTGGAGGAGGAGAACCCCGGGCAGCTGGTGGACACGCCCGCGGAGGCGGCGGCCATCGCCGGCTTCACGCCGCTGCTGCCGGACGAGGCGCCCCGTCGGATCCTGGCGGCTCGGGACCGGGTGGTCCTGGACTACGGTGAGACGGTGATCGTGGAAGAACCGGCCCAGGGCCCGTTCGAGCCCCAGCCGAACGCCGCCCTCGGCTCCGCCGGCCAGGACGGCGTGCTCGAGGTCTTCGGCGAGCGGCTGCGCTGGCGCCAGCAGGCACTCGAGATCACCGTCGAGGGGCCGCGGCGGGTGGAACTGGCCCGCGCCCTGGCGCCGGACCTGCGGCTGCCCGATCCCGGCGGGCAGCCGTCCGGCAGTGGGTCCGCCAGTGGCAACTTCGACCCCCAGGTCGAGGTCTCCGTCGACATGGAGGTCGAGCGCAACTCCCAGCAACAGGTCGACGGCGGCCATTTTCCGTGGATGCTGGATCCCGTGCAGGTGGCGGGGGCCTTCCTGCTGGGCCAGTTCGGCGAGCAGATGGGCGATCCCGCGGCCCTGGTGGATGAGCACATCCGCGTCGTGCACAACGACGGCCGGCGGGCCATTGTCGAGGTCGGGGTGGGTCCGGTGGCGCGGGTGTACCTGGAGCGGCTGGTCCGCCCGGACGAGTCGGGGATCTGGACGGTGGTGGGTTACGATCCGCGCGGGTCGTAA